The following is a genomic window from Paludisphaera rhizosphaerae.
GATCGAGATCGCCTCGGCCCTCGCCACGATGCAGCCGAAGCCGAAGCGGAGCGTCGTCTTCGCCACGTTCTACGGCGAGGAGCACGGACTGATCGGCTCCACCTACTACGCGGCCCATCCGGTCGTCCCGCTGGCAAGCACGGCCGCCGCCGTGAACCTGGAACAGCTCGGCCGGACCGACGACACGGAAGGCCCGCGCGTCGATGCGGCGAACGTCACGGGCTTTGATTTCTCCACCGTGACCGACGCCCTCCGCAAGGCCGGCGAGAGCGTGGGCGTGGCCCTGCAGAAGCACCCCCAGAACAGCGACCTCTACTTCAACGCCAGCGACAACGCCGCGCTGGCCCGCGCCGGAGTCCCCGCGCACACGGTCAGCGTCGCCTACGCGTTCCCCGACTACCACGGCCGCGACGACGAGTGGGACCGCATCGACTACGTCAACATGTCCAAGATCGACCGCATGGTCGCCCTGGGCGTCGTCGTCCTCGCCAACGACGAGAATCCCCCGAAGTGGGACGCCGCCAACCCCAAGACCGAACCGTATCGGAAGGCGAGGGAAGGGAAGTAAGGCGTACGAGAGTCGCCGGACTGCAACCGGCATATCGCTCGCGTCACAACCTCAATCCGGCCCACAACGGCCTTCCCCCCTCGCGGGGGAAGGTGGCCCGAAGGGCCGGATGAGGGGGGATCGGCGACGCATTGAAGGCAATGCTACGGACGCGAATCCGACGGCGGTCGTCCCCCTCATCTGATCGCTTCGCGATCTGTCTTCCCCCGCGAGGGGGGAAGACCGTCTTTTCGCGACCGCCGGATCGCCTCGGATCGTCGACGGAACCGCAATCACGGCTCGAATTGTGCGACGAAGTCAACATTGGTGTGAATTCCCCGTTAAGGTCGAGGAACCTCGGTTGTCGTTGAAGGCGTGATTCCGTAACGTCTTAAAGGGAGGGATGGACGGCTCGGAACAGGCGGCGAGAGGGGCGGCGATGCAGAATCAAGCGAGGGGGGTGGAAGCGAAGTCGCCCTGGTGGTGGGACGAGGCTCGTACGTCGATCGGCCGGCACTTCCTCCGCGACCTGGAAGGACTGTGGGCCGACGTGCTCCGGTTGGCGGCGGTGGTCGAGGAGGATCTGGTCCAGAGCGTTCGCGCCCTCTGCGACGGCTCGATGGAGCTGGCCGAGGACGTCCGCGGCCGGAAGCGCAACGTCGAGGACTGGGAGGTGACGCTGGAGCGCGAGTGCGTCCGCATGCTGGCCCTGCACCAGCCGGTGGCCTGCGACCTGCGGCGGGTAGCCGCCGTGCTCAAGATCAACGCCGACCTGGAACGACTGGCCGACTTCGCTCGCCACATCTCCAAGCGCGTCGGCAAGCTGGCCGAGGAGCCCCTGGGCCTCCCCGTCCCCCAGCCGCTGGAGAACCTGGCGACCGCCGCTCTGGGACAGGTCCGCCGCGGGCTCGACGCCCTG
Proteins encoded in this region:
- the phoU gene encoding phosphate signaling complex protein PhoU, which codes for MQNQARGVEAKSPWWWDEARTSIGRHFLRDLEGLWADVLRLAAVVEEDLVQSVRALCDGSMELAEDVRGRKRNVEDWEVTLERECVRMLALHQPVACDLRRVAAVLKINADLERLADFARHISKRVGKLAEEPLGLPVPQPLENLATAALGQVRRGLDALTRADVALARQVIADDKGIDRSYRKVVAGLKRDIVEDPRRVDAWLLFISTARNLERIADHAARIAEVVVYLKEGEGPRRSA